In one Candidatus Dechloromonas phosphoritropha genomic region, the following are encoded:
- a CDS encoding tyrosine-protein kinase family protein, protein MSLIEQAAKRLEQLRQAGVELPGDKIPEFPPAPSARDSAAAPQRRQIVRREPNSSADSSQAAPSDKASFAGKRVELDLDAIAASGLLIPNQTSTLLASEFRVIKRPLIANAMNKGTSPINNGNLIMVTSALPGEGKSFTAINLAISIAMELDNTVMLVDADVARPSILNMLGLPPTEGLLDVVTANSLDISGVLLRTNIEKLSILPSGTQHPRATELLASDAMIHLFDDMAQRYPDRIIIFDSPPLLATTEARTLATHMGQIVVVVQAGETAQAAVKEALSTIEACPLKMMVLNQATQPATERYGYGYAYGYGYGNEN, encoded by the coding sequence ATGAGTCTTATTGAACAAGCAGCCAAGCGACTGGAGCAACTGCGGCAGGCAGGAGTCGAATTGCCCGGGGACAAAATCCCCGAGTTCCCGCCTGCACCGTCCGCCCGCGACTCGGCTGCCGCACCGCAGCGTCGGCAGATCGTCCGTCGTGAACCGAACTCGTCCGCTGACTCCAGTCAGGCTGCGCCTTCAGATAAGGCGTCTTTCGCCGGAAAGCGAGTTGAGCTTGACCTCGATGCAATTGCGGCTTCCGGTCTCCTCATTCCGAACCAGACAAGCACTCTGCTGGCCAGCGAGTTCCGGGTTATAAAGCGCCCCCTGATTGCCAACGCCATGAACAAGGGAACCTCACCCATCAATAATGGCAATCTGATCATGGTCACCAGCGCCTTGCCCGGGGAAGGCAAGAGTTTCACCGCGATCAACCTGGCAATCAGCATCGCTATGGAGTTGGACAATACCGTAATGCTCGTCGATGCCGACGTGGCGCGGCCGTCAATACTTAACATGCTTGGCCTTCCGCCGACTGAGGGACTGCTCGATGTGGTCACGGCAAACTCCCTTGATATCTCTGGGGTGCTGTTGCGCACCAACATCGAAAAGCTTTCCATCCTTCCGAGCGGGACCCAGCATCCGCGCGCGACTGAACTGCTGGCCAGCGACGCGATGATCCACCTGTTCGATGACATGGCACAGCGCTACCCGGACCGGATCATAATCTTCGACTCACCACCTCTGCTCGCGACAACCGAGGCTCGGACACTCGCGACGCACATGGGGCAGATCGTGGTCGTCGTTCAGGCAGGCGAAACCGCGCAGGCAGCCGTCAAGGAAGCGTTATCGACGATAGAGGCCTGTCCGCTGAAGATGATGGTCTTGAATCAGGCGACGCAACCGGCAACCGAGCGCTATGGATACGGGTATGCCTATGGATACGGGTACGGGAATGAAAACTAA
- a CDS encoding TIGR03087 family PEP-CTERM/XrtA system glycosyltransferase — translation MANILYLVHRLPYPPNKGDKVRSYNLLKHLSRQHRVFLGTFIDDPDDEPHIAKVRTLCSDLHVARLNPRLARIRSLSSLLAGEALTLGYYRSSALRNWVKETCQRHRIQTAVIFSSAMAQYLEGQPRIPAIIDFVDVDSAKWTQYAPQHYWPLSWLYRREGRLLLEYERRMAARVSRSFFATDKEVALFTQMAPECRVRLQMMGNGVDADYFSVDDTRSSPFPSDEISVVFTGAMDYLPNVDAATWFASDVLPGLLQRWPAARFYVVGRSPAAAVLALATDRIVVTGTVDDVRPYLQYAAAVVAPLRIARGIQNKILEAMAMSRPVIASADCAAAVDAVAGKELLTATSPEGYIAAISQVLEAPEAATVLGKAARQRVVERYTWEAHMKAIDPYLPAPSPREP, via the coding sequence ATGGCCAATATCCTCTATCTCGTTCATCGCCTGCCTTATCCGCCCAACAAGGGCGACAAGGTGCGCTCGTATAACCTGCTGAAACATCTGTCCAGACAACACCGAGTCTTTCTCGGCACATTCATCGACGATCCGGATGACGAACCGCACATCGCCAAAGTGCGCACGCTGTGCTCTGACCTTCATGTCGCCAGGCTCAATCCCCGCCTCGCCAGGATTCGCAGTCTGAGCAGCCTGCTTGCGGGCGAGGCACTTACCTTGGGCTACTACCGCAGTTCCGCGCTCCGCAACTGGGTCAAAGAAACCTGCCAACGGCACCGCATTCAGACCGCCGTCATCTTCTCCTCGGCGATGGCCCAATACCTCGAAGGGCAACCGCGGATTCCCGCAATCATCGATTTCGTCGATGTCGACTCTGCCAAGTGGACTCAGTACGCACCGCAACATTACTGGCCGTTGTCCTGGCTTTACCGCCGCGAGGGTAGACTGCTGCTCGAATACGAACGGCGGATGGCTGCTCGGGTGTCCCGCTCCTTCTTCGCAACGGACAAGGAGGTCGCGCTGTTTACCCAGATGGCGCCTGAATGCCGGGTGCGCTTGCAAATGATGGGAAACGGTGTCGATGCGGACTATTTCTCCGTAGACGACACGCGTTCTTCTCCCTTCCCTTCCGACGAAATTTCGGTGGTTTTCACCGGCGCCATGGATTACTTGCCGAATGTCGATGCGGCAACATGGTTCGCTTCAGACGTGCTCCCCGGCCTTCTGCAGCGCTGGCCCGCAGCGCGCTTTTATGTCGTCGGCCGCAGCCCGGCAGCGGCGGTGCTGGCGCTGGCAACGGACCGCATCGTGGTTACCGGCACGGTCGACGATGTGCGGCCGTATCTTCAGTATGCCGCTGCAGTCGTTGCACCCTTGCGCATCGCCCGCGGCATCCAGAACAAGATCCTGGAAGCCATGGCCATGAGCAGACCGGTCATCGCGTCCGCCGACTGCGCTGCCGCGGTCGACGCTGTCGCGGGGAAAGAATTGCTGACAGCCACCAGCCCGGAGGGATACATTGCTGCCATCAGTCAAGTGCTCGAAGCCCCCGAAGCGGCAACCGTATTGGGCAAGGCAGCGCGGCAGCGGGTTGTCGAGCGCTACACCTGGGAAGCCCACATGAAGGCTATCGACCCCTATCTTCCGGCGCCGTCTCCTCGCGAACCATGA
- the wecB gene encoding UDP-N-acetylglucosamine 2-epimerase (non-hydrolyzing) yields MSASWPTGLGPVICVVGARPNFMKIAPILRAFAASVPALPTLLVHTGQHYDKDMSDKLFEDLQLPKPDINLDVGSASHAVQTAEVMRRFEPVIDAHRPSCILVVGDVNSTLACTLVAVKKGVPVVHVEAGLRSHDRRMPEEINRVLTDQVADRLYTTERSAESNLLREGIDAERVRFVGNVMIDSLLQNRKLAREPADTLKAEGFPPELIAGLEGYGVVTLHRPSNVDQPETLAALLEVLNEIAAQLPLIFALHPRTRANIERFGLGHHIKGHRLVLVPPQGYLEMVGLLANARIVLTDSGGLQEETTALGVPCLTLRENTERPITVEQGTNTMVGRDTGAIRREAAEILAGRGKHGRIPEFWDGHAAERIASDLAGWLLGQHQSRAGT; encoded by the coding sequence ATTTCAGCATCTTGGCCGACAGGCCTTGGCCCCGTAATTTGTGTCGTGGGAGCGCGCCCGAACTTCATGAAGATCGCACCGATCCTGCGCGCCTTTGCGGCCAGTGTTCCGGCTCTTCCCACCCTGCTCGTCCATACCGGCCAGCATTACGACAAGGACATGAGCGACAAGTTGTTCGAAGACCTGCAGCTCCCCAAGCCCGACATCAATCTTGATGTCGGGTCGGCGTCACATGCGGTTCAGACTGCCGAGGTCATGCGGCGCTTTGAGCCGGTCATCGACGCGCATCGGCCATCCTGTATTCTGGTCGTCGGCGATGTCAATTCCACGCTGGCATGTACGCTGGTCGCCGTCAAGAAGGGAGTCCCGGTGGTTCATGTCGAGGCCGGACTGCGCAGCCATGATCGGCGGATGCCGGAAGAGATCAACCGCGTCCTGACCGACCAGGTCGCCGACCGTCTCTATACCACGGAGCGCAGCGCGGAGAGCAACCTGCTCCGCGAGGGGATCGATGCCGAGCGCGTCCGTTTCGTCGGCAACGTCATGATCGACTCACTGCTGCAAAACCGGAAGCTTGCGCGCGAACCTGCGGACACGCTGAAGGCAGAGGGTTTTCCGCCCGAGTTGATAGCCGGCCTGGAAGGCTACGGGGTCGTAACGTTGCATCGCCCTTCGAACGTGGACCAACCTGAGACACTTGCAGCCCTGCTGGAAGTCCTGAACGAAATTGCAGCGCAACTGCCGCTGATCTTCGCCCTGCACCCACGAACCCGGGCAAACATCGAGCGCTTTGGCCTTGGCCATCATATCAAGGGGCACAGGCTTGTTCTCGTGCCACCGCAGGGCTACCTCGAAATGGTGGGTCTTTTGGCCAACGCACGCATCGTGCTCACCGACTCCGGTGGCCTTCAGGAGGAAACGACGGCGCTCGGTGTTCCCTGCCTCACGTTGCGTGAGAATACCGAACGTCCCATCACCGTCGAACAGGGTACCAACACGATGGTTGGCCGTGATACCGGGGCAATTCGCCGCGAAGCCGCCGAAATCCTTGCTGGGCGGGGAAAACACGGTCGCATTCCGGAATTCTGGGATGGCCATGCCGCTGAACGTATCGCCAGCGACCTCGCCGGCTGGCTCCTTGGACAACACCAGTCCCGGGCAGGCACCTGA
- a CDS encoding FemAB family PEP-CTERM system-associated protein codes for MLKIRHLDLADTSTALRWDAFVLSCSEATFFHRSAWQRIIREVFRHPTYFLYAEDDLGIRGVLPLAHVNSRLFGNALVGLPFAVYGGVAAVDAEAAMALENAAQDLAHKLDVDHLEFRNLTPRHADWPTQDLYVTFRKEILPDVDANMLAIPRKQRAMVRKGIKNGLVCTVDRNADRFFRLFADNVHRHGTPAMPKRYFDALLTIFGDDCEVLTVMGPDGQLLSSVLSFYFRDEVLPYYAGDDESARHLAANDFKYWELMRRACERGIKIFDYGRSKEGTGPYSFKKNWGFEPQRLHYEYCLYKHDTIPQNNPNNPKYKFFIAAWRRLPVGLANWLGPHIVRNLG; via the coding sequence ATGCTGAAGATCAGGCATCTCGATCTGGCCGATACCTCCACCGCATTGCGCTGGGATGCTTTCGTCCTTTCTTGTTCGGAAGCAACGTTCTTTCATCGTTCGGCCTGGCAACGGATCATCCGGGAGGTGTTCAGGCATCCCACATATTTTCTCTATGCCGAGGACGACTTGGGAATTCGCGGGGTACTCCCGCTAGCACATGTCAATAGCCGGCTTTTCGGGAATGCCCTGGTCGGGCTGCCATTTGCCGTCTATGGCGGTGTCGCGGCGGTCGACGCCGAGGCCGCCATGGCGCTGGAAAATGCGGCGCAGGATCTCGCCCACAAACTTGACGTGGACCACCTTGAGTTCCGCAACCTGACGCCCCGGCATGCGGACTGGCCGACTCAGGATTTGTACGTCACCTTCCGTAAGGAAATCCTGCCCGACGTCGACGCCAACATGCTGGCCATCCCGCGCAAACAGCGCGCCATGGTTCGCAAGGGCATCAAAAATGGCCTGGTTTGCACGGTCGACCGCAACGCAGACCGATTCTTTCGACTCTTTGCCGACAACGTGCATCGTCATGGCACACCCGCCATGCCCAAGCGTTATTTCGATGCCTTGCTCACCATTTTTGGCGACGATTGCGAAGTACTCACCGTCATGGGCCCCGATGGCCAGTTGCTAAGCAGCGTGCTGTCCTTCTATTTCCGTGACGAAGTGCTGCCCTACTACGCCGGTGACGACGAAAGCGCCCGCCACCTTGCCGCGAACGACTTCAAATACTGGGAACTGATGCGCCGCGCCTGTGAGCGCGGCATCAAGATATTCGATTATGGCCGCAGCAAGGAAGGTACTGGCCCCTACTCATTCAAAAAAAACTGGGGCTTCGAACCGCAACGCCTGCATTACGAGTATTGCCTGTACAAGCACGACACGATCCCCCAGAACAACCCCAACAACCCCAAGTACAAGTTCTTCATCGCCGCCTGGCGACGCCTGCCTGTTGGACTCGCCAACTGGCTGGGTCCTCATATTGTCCGCAATCTTGGCTGA
- a CDS encoding chain length-determining protein translates to MEEILRQVTTILRAAWKYRRLGMLSAWLIGAIAAGVILRIPASYEASARISLDTQSILKPLMSGLAVQPNTEQQVMMLSRTLISRPNIEKVVRMADMDLGAKSKATQEAQIEALTKTLEIKSSNRDNIYTISYRNTDPAVAKKVVQSLLSIFVESSLGDKHQDSDAARKFIDEQISNSEKKLREAENLLKEFKLRNVELETADGKGSMDRLGDIATLLQKSRLELREAENSRDALRRQIVGDEPVLLPESPGADAGISLPEIDGRIDAQKRNLDALLQKYTDKHPDVIGTRRLIKDLEEQKRKEILARRQFAAANPGAGISNNPVYQQLKVSLGESEANVASLRARVAEYESRYKRTKEFMKFQPQLEAELVQLNRDYEINKKNYEQLANSREKAELTSDLESVTGIANFRVIDPPRASSKPVAPNRLVLLPLGLLFAIAGGLLAAFAASQLRPVFFDGKSLRDQTGLPVLGIVSLLPTAVRHVQERASLTRFLVAGAALVTVYVVGIAVLTYLAQRAA, encoded by the coding sequence ATGGAAGAAATCCTTCGGCAGGTTACCACTATTCTGCGCGCGGCCTGGAAGTACCGTCGCCTCGGAATGCTTAGCGCATGGTTGATTGGCGCCATTGCGGCCGGCGTCATTCTCCGCATACCGGCCAGCTACGAGGCTTCCGCGAGGATATCGCTCGACACACAGTCAATCCTCAAGCCCCTGATGTCCGGACTGGCGGTTCAACCGAATACCGAGCAGCAGGTGATGATGTTGAGCCGGACCCTGATCAGTCGCCCCAATATCGAAAAAGTGGTTCGCATGGCGGACATGGATCTCGGTGCCAAAAGCAAGGCGACCCAGGAAGCCCAGATCGAAGCTCTGACGAAGACGCTGGAGATCAAGAGCAGCAACCGCGACAACATCTACACAATCTCCTATCGCAACACCGACCCGGCAGTGGCGAAAAAGGTTGTCCAGTCTCTCCTCTCGATCTTTGTCGAATCGAGTCTTGGTGACAAGCATCAGGACTCCGATGCTGCCCGCAAGTTCATCGACGAACAGATTAGCAACTCCGAAAAGAAGCTCAGGGAAGCTGAAAACTTGCTGAAGGAGTTCAAGCTGCGCAACGTCGAGTTGGAGACCGCCGACGGTAAAGGCAGCATGGACCGCTTGGGCGACATCGCCACATTGCTTCAGAAGTCTCGGCTCGAACTGCGGGAGGCAGAGAACTCCAGAGATGCATTGCGCCGCCAGATCGTCGGGGATGAACCGGTGCTCCTCCCGGAATCGCCGGGTGCCGACGCAGGCATATCGCTCCCCGAGATCGACGGCCGGATCGACGCCCAGAAACGTAATCTTGACGCCCTGCTACAGAAGTATACCGACAAGCATCCCGACGTAATCGGAACGCGACGGCTTATTAAGGATCTGGAAGAGCAAAAGCGAAAGGAGATTCTGGCTCGGCGACAATTTGCAGCCGCGAATCCTGGCGCGGGAATCAGCAACAATCCTGTCTATCAGCAACTCAAGGTGTCACTTGGCGAGTCTGAAGCCAATGTCGCCTCGCTGCGGGCCAGGGTTGCCGAGTATGAGTCGAGATACAAGCGGACCAAGGAGTTCATGAAATTCCAGCCGCAACTCGAGGCAGAATTGGTGCAACTGAATCGCGACTATGAGATTAACAAGAAGAACTACGAACAGCTTGCTAACAGTCGCGAGAAGGCTGAACTGACCAGCGATCTCGAATCAGTCACGGGAATCGCCAATTTTCGCGTAATCGATCCGCCGCGCGCCTCCTCAAAGCCGGTAGCTCCCAATCGTTTAGTCTTGCTGCCGCTCGGCTTGCTGTTCGCCATTGCGGGAGGTTTACTTGCAGCCTTTGCGGCCAGCCAATTGCGTCCGGTATTTTTCGATGGCAAGTCATTACGTGATCAGACCGGTCTACCTGTACTGGGGATTGTCTCCCTGCTTCCAACCGCAGTCCGCCACGTGCAGGAACGCGCAAGCCTCACGCGATTTCTTGTTGCGGGTGCTGCTCTTGTGACCGTGTACGTAGTTGGTATTGCAGTGCTCACATACCTTGCACAACGCGCTGCCTGA
- a CDS encoding polysaccharide biosynthesis/export family protein, with protein sequence MTGLSVLVLASCASSYPPAPESAATADYNYKIGPGDNLSIIVWRNPELSMAVPVRPDGKVSSPLIDDLDAMDKNPTTLARDIEKELGKFIRDPVVTVIVTGFVGPYSEQVRIVGEAAKPQTLPYKQKMTALDVMIAVGGMTEFADGNRASILRTSENNAQYSVRLKDLIKRGDVSANVEMKPGDILIIPQSWF encoded by the coding sequence ATGACCGGACTTTCAGTTCTGGTGCTAGCCTCATGTGCCAGTTCCTATCCGCCGGCCCCCGAGTCCGCCGCTACTGCGGATTACAACTACAAGATCGGACCGGGAGACAACCTGAGCATTATCGTCTGGCGTAATCCGGAATTATCCATGGCGGTGCCTGTACGCCCGGACGGAAAGGTCTCTTCACCACTCATCGATGATCTTGACGCCATGGACAAGAACCCGACGACCCTCGCGCGCGACATTGAGAAGGAACTTGGCAAGTTCATTCGCGATCCCGTCGTCACCGTCATTGTGACCGGCTTTGTCGGCCCATACAGCGAACAGGTGCGCATCGTAGGCGAGGCCGCCAAGCCGCAGACTCTTCCTTACAAGCAAAAAATGACTGCACTTGACGTGATGATTGCTGTTGGCGGAATGACCGAATTTGCCGACGGCAACCGGGCAAGTATTCTGCGCACTTCGGAAAACAATGCCCAATACAGTGTCCGCCTGAAGGACCTGATCAAGCGTGGCGATGTATCTGCCAACGTAGAGATGAAGCCGGGCGATATTCTGATCATCCCACAGAGCTGGTTCTGA
- a CDS encoding TIGR03016 family PEP-CTERM system-associated outer membrane protein — protein MPMDTGTGMKTNSNWLVATTGVLCYCVAGSVVAQESGSVITPIATPSGENVPGATTVPNLGVQGASASDEASTARAWTIVPRVGLTETLTDNINLTATNKQSGLISELSPGIRIDARTSRLKMSLDYQLSGIFYSTGNNGNQTQSALNTFGTLEAIDNWLFLDFSGQISQQLINQFGQQSASNVYDTGNTTQTSTYALSPYIRGQLGGSADYLLRYNTSYTNSKSNDISDVTLSQWLGQIRGNTIFQNLNWAIDGSQQNTNYSQVGLLPERDYEDSRIRALLIYKLFPEFRLSGSGGWESTNYESLNNESHGTYGAGFDWTPTERTQASGFWQQRFFGTGHNILLSHRFPLSAIRYTDTRDVSLISDQSTTTGLGTVYDQYFQIFASLIPDPVNRDTYVRNFLNQAGIAPNAQAINNYLANRPQVQRNQQLSLVLYGSRNSVTFLAARSKSQPLTLAPNGLDGIVSESGTVTQQGYTVSFSHRLTQLTGLNLLASRQKNKSGLTNELNTTLTYYQAGISTRLGAKTVGALNAHHQDFSGSDLTTIPYKENALIASVTMVF, from the coding sequence ATGCCTATGGATACGGGTACGGGAATGAAAACTAATTCAAATTGGCTGGTGGCAACCACTGGCGTCCTTTGTTACTGCGTCGCCGGATCGGTCGTGGCCCAAGAATCCGGTTCGGTCATCACACCTATTGCAACACCATCCGGGGAGAACGTACCCGGTGCCACAACAGTTCCCAATCTGGGTGTACAAGGAGCCAGCGCATCGGACGAAGCCAGTACGGCACGGGCGTGGACCATCGTCCCGCGTGTGGGCCTGACTGAGACCCTCACGGACAATATCAATCTGACCGCGACCAACAAGCAGAGCGGTCTCATTTCCGAGCTGTCGCCGGGCATTCGTATCGATGCTAGAACGTCCCGTCTGAAGATGTCTCTTGACTACCAACTCAGTGGAATCTTCTATTCAACCGGCAACAATGGCAACCAGACGCAAAGCGCGCTCAACACATTCGGCACGCTCGAGGCGATCGACAACTGGTTGTTCCTCGACTTCAGCGGGCAGATCTCGCAGCAACTCATCAACCAGTTCGGACAGCAGTCGGCGAGCAACGTATATGACACGGGGAATACTACCCAGACCTCGACCTATGCCCTCTCTCCCTATATCAGAGGCCAGTTGGGTGGCTCGGCTGACTATCTTCTTCGCTACAACACGTCGTACACCAATAGTAAGAGCAATGATATTTCCGACGTCACCCTCTCCCAGTGGCTAGGACAGATTCGCGGTAACACAATATTTCAGAACCTCAACTGGGCCATCGACGGCAGCCAGCAAAACACCAATTACAGCCAGGTCGGGTTATTGCCAGAGCGGGATTATGAGGACAGCCGCATCCGGGCTTTGCTCATCTACAAGCTGTTCCCGGAATTTCGTCTGTCAGGTAGTGGCGGCTGGGAATCGACCAACTATGAGTCCCTAAACAATGAAAGCCATGGCACTTACGGCGCCGGTTTCGACTGGACTCCGACCGAGCGCACCCAAGCCTCTGGTTTCTGGCAACAGCGTTTCTTTGGGACCGGCCACAATATCCTTCTCAGCCACCGCTTTCCTCTCAGCGCCATTCGCTACACCGACACCAGGGACGTTTCGCTAATCTCGGATCAGTCTACCACCACCGGCCTGGGAACGGTTTACGACCAGTACTTCCAGATATTCGCAAGTCTCATTCCGGATCCGGTCAACCGCGATACCTACGTCAGGAACTTTCTGAATCAGGCGGGCATCGCACCGAATGCCCAGGCAATAAACAACTATCTGGCGAACCGTCCCCAAGTCCAGCGCAATCAGCAACTGTCTCTGGTGCTCTACGGCAGCCGCAACTCGGTCACATTCCTCGCCGCTCGCAGCAAGAGCCAGCCATTGACGCTTGCCCCAAACGGCCTTGATGGAATAGTCAGCGAGTCTGGTACCGTTACCCAGCAGGGCTACACGGTCAGCTTTTCGCATCGCCTGACGCAACTCACCGGCCTGAACCTGCTCGCATCTCGGCAGAAGAACAAGAGCGGCCTGACGAATGAACTCAACACGACATTGACCTACTACCAGGCTGGCATCTCGACCCGGCTCGGCGCCAAGACTGTCGGCGCACTGAATGCCCACCATCAGGACTTTAGTGGCTCCGATCTCACGACGATCCCCTACAAGGAAAATGCATTGATCGCCTCAGTAACGATGGTATTCTAG
- a CDS encoding AAA family ATPase yields MYESFYGLKIKPFQLNPDPRFYFPSKQHRRAAAYLDYGMHQNEGFIVITGEVGAGKTTIVRHMLDGLDDNRFLAAQLVSTQIDAEDTLRLVGAAFGIRTKDVEKADVLMSLEAYLISMTTKGKRCLLIVDEAQNLTSRAVEELRMLSNFQYGNHALLQSFLIGQPEFRNILQSPQMTQFRQRVIASSHIGPMDVEETRGYVEHRLKCAGADGSPTFTPDSFDAIFKASSGIPRRINSLCDRLLLSGYLSEKKAFDVCDVDVVADEIFEETQGRSSGQLHHADARTAEADSKVASAERNVAAQPPKPTRRRRRSVAPSLDLGVSSREDMAALLEGLNAWQFNERLGRLEQSLQQLEVINGTTLSLLQRIVSSIAPGGTLLPKEPPSMAPDDPAKVKSPKKPPLAQKAVPLSAPEGEVQALEQSVTASEDGIGAVEPASTAPEAELSANVPSAVAPPDLPSTKRSKQRFRRRIFPTATHVGDLRATEQASGIPENTLPMRKPE; encoded by the coding sequence ATGTATGAGTCCTTCTATGGCTTGAAGATCAAGCCTTTTCAGCTTAATCCCGATCCAAGGTTCTATTTCCCCAGCAAGCAGCACCGGCGTGCAGCTGCCTATCTCGATTACGGCATGCATCAGAATGAAGGCTTCATCGTCATCACAGGTGAAGTTGGTGCCGGCAAGACGACCATTGTCCGTCATATGCTGGACGGTCTCGACGACAACAGGTTTCTCGCCGCTCAGCTGGTCAGTACCCAGATCGATGCCGAAGACACTCTGCGTCTCGTCGGCGCTGCGTTCGGTATCCGCACCAAGGATGTCGAGAAAGCCGACGTCCTGATGTCCCTTGAAGCCTACCTGATCAGCATGACCACCAAGGGAAAGCGCTGCCTGCTGATCGTCGATGAGGCCCAGAATCTGACTTCCAGGGCCGTTGAAGAACTGCGCATGCTTTCGAACTTCCAGTATGGCAATCATGCGCTGCTCCAGAGCTTCCTGATCGGCCAGCCCGAATTCCGGAACATCCTGCAAAGCCCGCAGATGACGCAGTTTCGACAACGGGTGATTGCCTCCAGTCATATCGGGCCGATGGATGTCGAGGAAACGCGTGGCTATGTCGAGCACCGGCTCAAGTGCGCTGGTGCAGATGGGTCCCCCACCTTCACTCCGGACAGCTTCGATGCGATTTTCAAGGCCAGCAGCGGGATTCCCAGGCGTATCAATTCGCTCTGCGATCGTCTGTTGTTGTCCGGATATCTGAGTGAGAAGAAGGCGTTCGACGTGTGTGATGTCGACGTAGTCGCCGACGAGATCTTTGAAGAAACACAGGGTAGATCATCCGGTCAGTTGCATCATGCCGATGCTCGAACCGCTGAAGCCGATTCGAAGGTCGCCAGCGCTGAGCGGAATGTGGCTGCGCAACCGCCAAAGCCAACAAGGAGGCGCCGCCGGTCGGTGGCACCGTCCTTGGACTTGGGCGTTTCCTCGCGGGAAGACATGGCTGCTCTTCTCGAGGGACTCAATGCGTGGCAATTCAACGAACGACTTGGGCGGCTTGAACAGAGCCTTCAACAACTGGAGGTGATCAACGGGACCACGCTATCCCTTCTCCAGAGAATCGTCTCATCAATCGCTCCAGGAGGCACACTCCTGCCCAAGGAACCTCCCTCCATGGCTCCCGATGACCCAGCAAAGGTGAAATCTCCCAAGAAACCACCGCTTGCGCAGAAAGCAGTTCCCTTGTCTGCCCCAGAGGGTGAAGTTCAGGCCCTTGAGCAGTCAGTCACTGCCAGCGAGGACGGAATCGGGGCAGTTGAACCAGCATCCACCGCCCCAGAGGCTGAACTCTCGGCTAATGTACCGTCAGCCGTCGCACCTCCAGACTTGCCAAGCACAAAGCGATCAAAGCAGCGGTTTCGTCGGAGGATCTTTCCGACCGCTACCCATGTCGGGGACCTCCGGGCCACCGAGCAAGCGTCGGGCATTCCGGAAAATACACTCCCGATGAGGAAACCAGAGTGA
- a CDS encoding DUF3473 domain-containing protein, whose product MLAVDTAKVINALTIDVEDYFQVSAFVPHIPRSEWPTRECRIERNVDRILAMLNQHGTHATFFTLGWLAERYPALVRRIVAEGHELASHGYGHERASDQTETAFFADVNLAKLILEDLAGQEVKGYRAPSFSIGAKNLWAFDCLERAGYRYSSSIYPIRHDHYGMPEAPRHAHSVGNLLEIPATTLRFLNRNWPASGGGYFRLMPYGLSRWMLRRINHVDKLPVVFYFHPWEIDSGQPRIPNISSKTRFRHYVNIHRMEPRLQRLLGDFHWGRMDHLFLSEA is encoded by the coding sequence ATGTTGGCCGTGGATACCGCGAAGGTCATCAATGCCCTCACCATTGACGTCGAGGACTACTTTCAGGTCTCGGCATTCGTTCCGCACATTCCACGCAGCGAGTGGCCGACCCGGGAGTGCCGGATCGAACGCAATGTCGACCGCATTCTCGCGATGCTTAATCAACATGGAACGCACGCCACCTTCTTCACTCTTGGCTGGCTTGCCGAGCGCTATCCGGCGCTTGTCCGGCGAATAGTCGCCGAAGGCCACGAACTCGCGAGTCATGGCTATGGTCACGAGCGTGCCTCTGACCAGACAGAGACGGCATTTTTTGCCGACGTCAACCTCGCCAAGCTGATCCTCGAGGATCTGGCGGGTCAGGAGGTCAAGGGCTATCGAGCTCCAAGCTTTTCCATCGGCGCCAAGAACCTCTGGGCCTTCGACTGCCTTGAACGTGCCGGATATCGCTACAGTTCTAGCATCTATCCCATTCGCCACGACCACTACGGCATGCCCGAGGCGCCTCGCCATGCCCATTCCGTCGGCAACCTCCTGGAAATTCCTGCCACCACCCTGCGTTTTCTGAACCGCAACTGGCCAGCAAGTGGCGGTGGCTATTTCCGCCTGATGCCTTATGGTCTTTCGCGCTGGATGCTGCGCCGGATCAATCACGTGGACAAGCTGCCCGTGGTTTTCTATTTCCATCCATGGGAAATCGATTCAGGTCAGCCCCGGATTCCGAATATCAGTTCCAAGACGCGATTCCGCCACTACGTCAATATCCATCGCATGGAACCACGCCTGCAACGTCTTTTGGGTGATTTCCACTGGGGACGCATGGATCACCTTTTCCTTTCCGAAGCCTGA